The genomic window GCATGCCCGACGGTTCATTCCGTCGTCGCGACAGCAAGGGCACCGAATTCGGCGCGATGTGCATGCTCGGCACCTTCGCCGAACGAGCGACGATCTCGCAGCACTCCGTCGTCAAGATCGACGACTGGTTGCCCTTGGAGACAGCGGTTCTCGTCGGCTGCGGTGTGCCCTCAGGATGGGGCACTTCCGTCTACGCGGGCGGTGTGCGCGCGGGCGACTCGGTGATCATCTACGGCATCGGTGGCCTCGGCATCAACGCCGTCCAGGGCGCTGTGCATGCCGGAGCCAAGCATGTTCTCGTCGTCGACCCTCTCGAGTTCAAGCGCAATCAGGCGCTGAAATTCGGTGCGACACACGCTTTCGCGGACGCCGCATCGGCTCAGGAGAAGCTCACCGAGCTGACTTGGGGTCAGGGCGCAGATCAGGCGCTGATTCTTGTCGGTACCGTCGACGAAGAGGTCGTGCAGGCTGCCACCGCAGCCATCGGAAAGGGCGGCACCGTCGTCATCACCGGACTCGCCGATCCCGAGGCCCTGACGGTCCATGTGTCGGGCACCGACCTGACGCTGAACCAGAAGACCATCAAGGGAACGTTGTTCGGTTCGGCCAACCCGCAGTACGACATCGTGCGGCTCCTGCGGCTCTACGACGCCGGTCAGCTCAAGCTCGACGAACTGATCACCAGCACGTACTCACTCGAGCAGGTCAACGAGGGCTACCAGGATCTACGCGACGGAAAGAACATGCGCGGGGTGATTCACCTGTAGGCGCCGTCGGCGCATGTGAGCGGAAATACGTAGACCCCTATGCATTTTCGTTCACATGCGACGTCAGCCGTCTCACAGGTACTTCTTCAGCTCCATCCGCGCGATCGACATCTTGTGGACCTCGTCCGGTCCGTCGGCGAGCCGGAGGGTGCGGATGTGGGCGTACATCATCGCGAGTGGGAAGTCGTTGCTCACGCCGCCTCCGCCGTGTACCTGAATGGCTCGGTCGATGATCTTCAACGCCATCTCGGGTGCTGCGACCTTGATGGCCGCGATCTCCGTGCGCGCTTCCTTGTTCCCGACGGTGTCCATCAGGTAGGCGGCTTTGAGGGTCAGCAGCCGCGTCTTCTCGATCTCGATTCGCGCTTCTGCTATCCAGTCCCCGATGTTGGATCGCGTGGCGATCGGCTTGCCGAAGGTGACTCTCGATAC from Rhodococcus sp. P1Y includes these protein-coding regions:
- a CDS encoding NDMA-dependent alcohol dehydrogenase; this encodes MKTKAAVLFEAHKPFEILELELDGPGPGEVLIKYVAAGLCHSDLHLLDGDLPPRFPIVGGHEGSGIIEEVGPGVTKVKPGDHVVCSFIPNCGTCRYCSTGRQNLCDMGATILEGCMPDGSFRRRDSKGTEFGAMCMLGTFAERATISQHSVVKIDDWLPLETAVLVGCGVPSGWGTSVYAGGVRAGDSVIIYGIGGLGINAVQGAVHAGAKHVLVVDPLEFKRNQALKFGATHAFADAASAQEKLTELTWGQGADQALILVGTVDEEVVQAATAAIGKGGTVVITGLADPEALTVHVSGTDLTLNQKTIKGTLFGSANPQYDIVRLLRLYDAGQLKLDELITSTYSLEQVNEGYQDLRDGKNMRGVIHL